CAAATTATTAAGATATTCTTATAATCTCATGGATTTTGCGAACAAGATATAAATACACTTAATTTTTTTAAATATTTATCTATTTATCTAAAAAGCAGCTAACAACTAATTACCAATTACGACCAAGTTACCTTCGCTTCTAAAGACTTGAGATATTCCGTATTTACCTTAGACTCTCTAATAAGGGCAATTTTACCAGTACGGGCAATTTCCCGTATGCCAAACTTGTTTAGCATTTGAATAATGGCGACTATCTTGCCAGGATCGCCCACCACTTCAATGGTTAGAGCCTCTTCTGAAAGATCGACAATACGAGCGCGGAAAATTTGAGCCAACTGAATAACTTCTGCCCGATTAGATGCAGTGGCGTTGACTTTAATTAACATTAATTCTCGTTCGACGCTAGGCTGTTGGCTAATATCCTGTACCTTAAGTACGCTAATTAACTTGTAAAGTTGTTTTATTAGCTGCTCGATAATTTGTTCATCTCCAGGCACAACCATAGTAATACGAGAAACACCTAGCTGTTCGGCAGGTCCTACTGCCAGACTTTCAATATTAAAACCACGACGGGCAAATAATCCTGAAATGCGGGTCAAAACTCCCGCTTCGTCTTCTACTAAGACAGAAATGGTGTGCTTTATCATAGCTGAAATATTAGTCGGTTTTTATTGGGTTGATTTTCTATCATAAATTAAATTGGTTATCTAGATTAGGGTAGTACAGCTTCGCTTAAGAAAGAATTTATAAAGTGAAACTTAAGAAGCGAGGCAGACACAGCATAAATTTAACCATAGCACTGTAAATTGAATCCTTTCTAACTTCACGAATGAACTTATAATCAACTACTAAACGCCGACCAAAAAACCAGCCGAAGGTACGCTTGACTACCCAACGTCAAAATAAGAATTGAAAACCCGATTCGGTTCGTTCTCCAATTTAATGTTTTAACTTTGGGCTAAGAGACAGCAAATTGATCAGTTCGTAGGTGATAGTCGCAGCCGCCAGGGAGGTAATTTCAGCATGGTCATAAGCGGGAGCTACTTCTACAACGTCAGCAGAAATTACAGATAGACCAGCAAGCCCTCGTAGCACCCCCAACAGTTCGCGGCTGGTCATTCCAGCAAGTTCGGGTGTCCCTGTACCAGGAGCATGGGCTGGGTCGAGGACATCGATATCAATGGATAAATAAAGTGGGCGATCGCCTACTCGTTCTCGAATTCGTTCAACAACGCCAGTGATGCCAATGGTTTCAAACTCATCGCAATGGACAATTCTAAAACCTAGTTCCTCATCATTAGATAAATCGTGACGGCTATAAAGCGGACCGCGAATTCCTACGTGCATTGAGGCACTATCTAGAAACAAGCCAGCCTCGGCTGCTCTTCGGAAGGGAGTGCCGTGGGTATAGGGCGCACCAAAATAGGTGTCCCAGGTATCGAGGTGGGCATCGAAGTGAACCAAAGCCACTGGCCCGTAACGTTGATTGACTGCCTTAAGCAGGGGATAGGCGATCGTATGGTCGCCACCCAAACTAATTATTGCTCCAGTCTGTTGAAGCAGTTCTGTAGCCGCCGTTTCGATTTGCTCGATCGCCTGATTGATATTATAGGGATTGCAGGCAATATCTCCAGCATCGGCGACTTGTTGAACCATAAACGGCTCAACGTCATAGGCAGGATGATACTGCGTCCGCAAGTTTCTAGAGGCTTGGCGGATTGCTTGGGGACCAAACCGCGCACCAGGACGAAAACTCGTACCAGCATCAAACGGAATGCCTACAATGCCTACATCACAGTGAGGAACATCTCGAAGTTCGGGCAGGCGAGCGAAGGTTGAAGCCCCCGCATAGCGAGGTGAGATCGTGCCATTAATCGGCTGAATGGGAATTAAGTCGGGATTTTGCATGATGCGATCGCTATAAAGGTAAAGTATTTAGGCTTTGTGATTTAGTGCTACTGCGTTAGTAACCGAACCCTGAAATTCTTGCTTGAGTGCGGTGGCAATTCCCTTGGCGATGTGGGCTGCCATGAGTGAACCTTTCTCAACGCTGGCAGATTTAGCCGAGGAGAGTACCCCCGACGCATGAACCCAATCCGAACACTGGGGAAACAGATCGTAGGGGGGAAATTCTGCTGCTGAAACGTCAGGAATCAGATCGAGTCTGACTAAGTTTGGGTGATAATACGCCATTAGCGAGGTTTCAATTACAGCAGCGTGTTCGAGAGCAAAACCAGGAAAGCCATCTGGAAACACCTTGGTAATAATATCTGGAGTGAGAAAATCCCAGTATTCCAAGCGCATGACGCGCATTGATGTATTGCCTACATCTCGTATTGCTAGCTCGATTCCTTCAGTAAGAAACCACTGATTTTCATAATGCCCATTAACTAAAACAATTTGGGTCGCCCCTTGGCGTGCCAATTCCCGCACGATATCTCGAATTAATTGGCTCAGGCTGTTGCCATCTAAACTGGTGGTGCCAGGAAAATTTTGTCCTCCGCCACATTTGGGCTGAGATTTATAGCCATAGCTAATAGTTGGTGCAACAATGCCGTTAATTTGTTCGGCAACGCTTTGAGCTACGGAAGTACTGAGTAATGCGTCGGTGCCTAATGGCAAATGGGGACCGTGTTGCTCTAATGCACCACAAGGCAGGAGCAAGATCTGATTTTCATCCTGTAGGCGTTGCTGGTATTCAATCCAACTTAATGAACCCATCATTAGTGGATGCATAAGGTACTATCTCTCTTACAACAAATTAATTCGGCAGCAATTTGACAAGCACTATTTTGAGAAAATCCTTGATGGCTCGATCTCGCTGCTGAATTTATAGTAGAGGCACTAAAGCGATAATTTATGTAGCCTTTGTTACTAAACTATAAATTATTTTGCTGAATACGCAATGTTTTTTCGCTCCTGATTAATAAAAACACATTTTCTTTATTATATTAAATAATTTAGCAACTTTAAGCTGATATTATTACGTTTACCTTAAAAAAAAGAAAAATAAAGCTAATGTTGAGATTACCTGACTTTCCAATAAGTAAAAAGCTAGAGGCATTGTGCAGCATAAATTCCAGCAGTTTTTATTAGCTACGCTGATTGCCAACGAAGCAAAATCCGAGCGAGGTTTCCCTAACTCAACACATATTTATACTCAGCCTTTAATAACTTCATCACCATCTGAGACTCGTAGCGAATGATACCTGGAATTTTGTGCAGCTTGGCATAGAAGGACAGCATCTCATCATGGGTATCAAAGCAGACATCAATCACTATATTGTGATGTCCAGCAGTAACGGCAACAAACTGAACTTCTTCAATCTCAACCAATGCTTCTGCCACCGCATCAATCTTATTATTTTCGACAAAGAGTTGAACGATTACTGTGTGTGGCGTACCAAGACGATTTGGATTAGGGGTGGCATGAATTTTCACTACCTTAGATTGAAGGAGTCGCTGTACGCGATAACGCGCCGTAGCCTCTGGAAGATTGAGCCTTTTGGCAACCTCTGTAAAGGAAATTCGCCCGTCAATTTTTAGTAAGCCAATAATGTCGCGATCGAGATCGTCAAGTGCGAATGGAGTAGTATGTGAATTCTTTTGGGTCATAGCGTTTGAAAAAACACAATTATGGACTAAGAAATTGCTAATTTAGCAAACAAAAAAATGTATGCAATAAGATTGTATCATAAATAACTTTTTTGCCTTGCTACTTTATTTAAGATTAGTTTCAAAGGTTAAGGTTTTAGTAATCGAGCTAGTATTTAGCACTTTATTTATATGTGCAAAAGTTGCCAGCGTTAGATTGAAATTTAGACAAAATTGATACTTTACGTAGTGAACACAAGCTCTGCCTTAAAAGAGCGGGGTACTTGTTATAAGCCAGAGAAGCCCCTAACCGCCTAAAAACCATGCTATTGAGGATGTAGTCATGCTCAAAGACACTCTCATCTACGATCCGATTCTGCACGACGCTTGGCATATTGTGGCTTTAGCAGAAGATGTTAAAGCACGACCGCTACAAGTTCATTTATTGGGTGAAACAATTGCCCTCTGGAGGTCTCAAGCAAAGATTATTGCTTGCCAAGATCGCTGTCCCCATCGGGGTGTATCGCTCTCAATGGGATGGCTCGACGGCAACAGCGCGATTGTCTGCCCTTATCATGCAATGTCATTCGACTCGCAAGGATACTGTACTCGAATTCCAGCCGATCTGAAAATAAAATCGTTTCCTCAAGCTGCCAATCTTCGCACCTACAAAGTTAAGGAGAAGTATGGTTTTGTTTGGGTGGCTTTGGGTGAACCAAAGCAAGAGATTCCAGTTTTTCCCGAATGGGAACAAAGTAGTGCGATCGCCTTTGAGTGCGGGCCTTATTATATTAATGCCAGTGCGCCACGCATTGTCGAAAACTTTGTCGATATTGCTCACTTTCCCTTTACCCACAGGGGTTTATTAGGCGATCCTCAGTTCCCAGAAGTGCCAAACTATAGATTGGTAGTAGAGGCTGAAGAAATTAGCGCAGAAGACATCCACTTCTATCAGCCCAATCCAGAAGGGACGGGGGAAGCCAAATCTGTTTCTTATCTCTATAAAATAGTGCGACCGTTAGTAGCTTGCTTTGCCAAGGGAGAAGACAGCAAGCAGTTTTCGATCTTTTTAGCCGTGACACCTATAGAAGAAACCCGCAGTATCGCTTGGTTGGGGGTAGCGCGCAACTATTCGCCTGAAATTGACAATGATGAACTACGCACCTTTCAAGATGAGGTCATGGCGCAAGATATACCGATGGTCGAGTCCCAGCGTCCGCAAAAGCTACCGCTAAACCTACAGCAAGAGTTTCATTTTCCCTGTGACAAAATGTCGATCGCCTATCGCAAGTGGCTCAAGCAACTCGGTCTTCAATTTGGCACCTGCTAATAAAGATTCTCGTATCGCTTTAGAGAACTATAACTTACTTATTTCTAGAATTAATTATGAATTGGAATTTTAAACGGTCAAATTTTGGGCTTCGCCTCTGTGTTCTGCTTATCCTTGCCAGTTTAACTTGCTTTAGCGTTATCGCCTGTTCTTCGACCGATAGTGCTTCAGGAGGGAGTCAGGAAATTGTTGTAGCGACAGAAGATGACTATCCTCCCTATGATTTTCTCAAAGACGGAAAGCATGCAGGTTACAATCAGGAACTGCTCGAATTGGTGACTAAAAATGCTCCCTTTAAGGTCAAGCAAGAGATTTTACCCTTTCAAGGAATTTTGACTGGGATTGCCACTAATAAATACGATGCTACCAATGCAGCCGTGGCAATTCTAGAAGAACGCCTGGGAACTGTAGACTATACAATGCCTACGACAGATATTACTAACTACTTTATTAAACGCAAAGGCGATCCGATTAACTCGATTGACGATATGGCAGGTAAAACCATCGGTATTCAGCAAGGCAGCGTTACTGCTCAAGTTGTGGCTGAGGAAATTAATCCAGCCTTAAAAGCAGCGGAGAAACCAGAAGCCAAAACCGTCGAGTATGGTGCTTTTGCCGAAGCCTATCAGGATTTAGAAAACAAGCGTGTAGATGTGGTAATTAACAATTTGGTGGCACTTACTCAAACTGTAAACGCCAAACCTGAGGTCTTTGAAATCCTCGAAAAGCCAGTGGGAGGTAAATTGTACGCTGCTTGGGCAGTTAAAGAAGGCAAAAAAGATATTCTGCAATTCTTAAACGATGGACTGGCAAAGGCGAAGACAGATGGCTCTTTGAAGCAACTACAAGAGAAATGGCTGGAGGTTACTTTTGACCTACCTAACGAGCCGAGACTACCAGGAGATAAACCAATTCCTGCTTCCTAAAGCAGATTAAACTTCTGTGCGTAAATTAGTTGAATTCAAGGTGAGTTAATTGGGAAATTTAGAATATTTATTGTATGGGTTATTAGTTACTTGTGCTGCATCTTTAGTCGGGGTTGTCATTGGGATTCCTCTAGGTTTAGCGATCGCTCTATGCAGAGTAAAACGGATTCCCGTTCTCAGTCCCCTACTGGCAGTTTATGTCAGTTTCATTCGCAGTCTACCACTGGTGCTGCTAGTACTCTGGCTTTACTTTGGGATGCCGATGCTGGGTATCGACCTCAATGCCTTTGTCGCGGGTAGTATCGCCCTCGCCCTCAACCATTCCGCATTTATTAGCGAGATTTGGCGTTCCTCGATTATGAACTTTCCCGTCAAGCAAATTGAGGCAGCAAAAGCCTACGGGTTGACTGATAACCATGCCTTCGTCCGCATCATTTTGCCCCAGGTGTGGCGCACGAGCCTACCAGCGATCGCCAACGAAATTACCTTCATTATCAAAGCCAGTCCAGCCATCGGTGTGATTGGGATTGACGATCTAACCCGTCGCGCCAGCAAGTTGGCTGCCAGCAACTTCCAACCGTTAGCCATGACAGCGATCGCCATGTTGCTTTACATCATTGTTTTATTTGCCGTTACTCGCTTAACCCGCAGGCTCGATTATCGGCTACAGCAGAGGTACGAATTGGTATGAGCATTCAATTTAACGTCATTATCGAACAGTTTCCCAAATTTCTTGAAGGCTTATGGAACACGGTTTGGCTTTGTTCTGTGGGTACATTTGTCTCTCTTTTGCTGGGTATTCTGCTGCTGATTCCCTTGACCTCACCTTACCCAGTTGCTCGTAATTCAGCTCAAGCATTCATCGATGCAGCCAGAGCAGTTCCTTTTCTGATGTTGGCATACTTTGTCTACTATGGGTTGCCATCTTTGGGAGTGACCTTAAACAGTTGGACAACGGCAATTTTGACCATCATAATTTACAACACGGCTTACATGGCAGAAATTTTGCGATCGGCATGGAAAAGCTTGCCAAATGGACAAATTGAGGCAGGGCAAGCTTATGGCTTCGGTGGCTGGCAGTTATTGAGACGAATTATTTTACCTCAAGTGATGTTGGCTGCGGTGCCAGTGTTGGGTAATCAGTTTATTCAGGTAATTAAAGACTCTGCATTCCTGTCGATTATTACCATTCAAGAATTAACCTTTGTAGCGCAATCGATTCAGTCTACCTATTATATTCCCTTTGAATCATTTTTCGTCGCAGCAATATTGTATTGGCTCTTATGTTTAACCGTAGAATTTGGTGTCAAGCAAATTGAAAACAATCGGAGGATTTATGCTGGATAACAGAACGCAAACAAAAACGATCGCAGCAGTGGAGTTGCAGCATTTGCAAAAAAGCTTTGGACAGCTTGAGGTATTAAAAGATATTAGTTTGTCAATTATGCCAGGAGAAACGGTATGTTTACTCGGACCGAGCGGTTCGGGCAAATCTACCCTACTTCGCTGCATCAATTGGTTAGAGCCTCCCAGCCACGGAAAAATCATGATTCATGGAGCGCAGATGGGACGGAGAATCAGACGCGGTAAAGATTCCCCGATGACCGAAGCAGAGTTAGCCAAGATGAGAACTCGTGTCAGCATGGTCTTTCAGCATTTTAATCTTTGGCCTCACATGACGGTCTTGGAAAACGTCACCGAAGCACCAATTTACGTACAAAAGCGTCCTAAAGACGAAGTGATTGACGAAGCCAAACAACTACTGAATAAAGTTGGGCTGCTCGAAAAAAAAGACGCTTATCCCGCTCGGCTTTCAGGGGGACAAAAACAGCGCGTAGCCATTGCTCGTGCGCTGGCGATGAAATCAGAAATAATTTTATTTGATGAACCAACGAGTGCGCTCGACCCAGAGTTAGTCGGGGAAGTACTTTCGGTTATTAAAAACATAGCAAATGAGGGGATGACGATGCTGATTGCAACCCATGAAATGAAATTTGCCGAAGAAGTAGCCGACCAAATTGTTTTTATGGCTGGAGGCAATATTGTTGAAGCTGCCGACCCTCGCAGTTTCTTTAGAAACCCACAAACAGAGCGTGCTAAACAATTTTTAGAACGCTATATCAACGTATAAACCAGCAAAAAATTATGAGCAAGACTACAGAACCAATCGTTACAGAGCGATCGCCACAACCAAACGAAGATTTTCCTCTAACTCCCGTCCCTGTTAATTCTAGAAAGCCGATCTGGTCTTTGGCACCGCTTTTAATTGGCTTTACCCTCTATTCGGGAACTCTTTTCGGTGGAGGCTTAGTTGGTCCTAATTTTCGCTTTTTCCCCGATTTGATTGGCTTAATTGTTTTAGGAAACCTGATTTTAGGTCTATATGCGGGAGGATTGGGCTATATTGCAGCTAAAACGGGTTTGAGTACTGTCTTAATGTCACGCTGTAGCTTTGGTGAGTTTGGTTCTCGCTGGGTCGATTTTATTTTAGGTTTTACCCAAGTGGGCTGGTATGCTTGGGGTTCGGCTTTGATTGCCGATCTGCTGATAAAGCTCGCTGGTGTTCCCCCGTCTCTCAACTGGCTTTTGGTTATTATTGCTACCTATCTTTTTTGTATTACCGCATATATGGGCTACCAAGCGATGGACTGGATAAGTCGCCTTGCTGTACCTGCAATGATTATTCTGATGATTTGGAGTCTTTCTATTGCCTGGGGAGATATCGGCGGTTATACCCAGTTGCAAGCACTTCAGCCAGCAGGAAAAATGGGAGTAGGTGAAGCTTTAACCGTGATTATCAGTACTTTTATCTCTGGTGGTACTCAGGTAACGAACTGGAGTCGTTTTGCTAGTTCGCCGAATACGGGATTTTGGGCAACTTTCCTGGCATTCTTCTTAGCAAATGGGTTTTTAATTTTTAGCGGTGCTTTTTGTGCTTTGGTTTACGGCAACGAAGATATTGTACAGGTGATGGCACAGCAAGGTTTGTTGTTTTGGGGCTTAGTGCTATTTCTCTTAAATATGTGGACGACTCAGGATAATACAATCTATGCTTTCTCCGTCGCGGGGGCGCATATGTTTCGTACTTCCAAAAGAACTTTATTTGTTCTCGGTGGTGCTACCTTTGCCCTTGTTTTATCTCTAGGCGGTATTTATGAGGCGTTAGTTCCCTATTTAGTGTTGCTGGGAACTTTTATTCCTCCCATTGGTGGTGTCGTGATGGCAGACTTTTGGCTGTACCGTAAACAAGGGTATGATTTAGAGCAAAGACAACCG
This DNA window, taken from Pleurocapsa sp. FMAR1, encodes the following:
- the ilvN gene encoding acetolactate synthase small subunit; amino-acid sequence: MKHTISVLVEDEAGVLTRISGLFARRGFNIESLAVGPAEQLGVSRITMVVPGDEQIIEQLIKQLYKLISVLKVQDISQQPSVERELMLIKVNATASNRAEVIQLAQIFRARIVDLSEEALTIEVVGDPGKIVAIIQMLNKFGIREIARTGKIALIRESKVNTEYLKSLEAKVTWS
- the speB gene encoding agmatinase; this encodes MQNPDLIPIQPINGTISPRYAGASTFARLPELRDVPHCDVGIVGIPFDAGTSFRPGARFGPQAIRQASRNLRTQYHPAYDVEPFMVQQVADAGDIACNPYNINQAIEQIETAATELLQQTGAIISLGGDHTIAYPLLKAVNQRYGPVALVHFDAHLDTWDTYFGAPYTHGTPFRRAAEAGLFLDSASMHVGIRGPLYSRHDLSNDEELGFRIVHCDEFETIGITGVVERIRERVGDRPLYLSIDIDVLDPAHAPGTGTPELAGMTSRELLGVLRGLAGLSVISADVVEVAPAYDHAEITSLAAATITYELINLLSLSPKLKH
- a CDS encoding creatininase; protein product: MHPLMMGSLSWIEYQQRLQDENQILLLPCGALEQHGPHLPLGTDALLSTSVAQSVAEQINGIVAPTISYGYKSQPKCGGGQNFPGTTSLDGNSLSQLIRDIVRELARQGATQIVLVNGHYENQWFLTEGIELAIRDVGNTSMRVMRLEYWDFLTPDIITKVFPDGFPGFALEHAAVIETSLMAYYHPNLVRLDLIPDVSAAEFPPYDLFPQCSDWVHASGVLSSAKSASVEKGSLMAAHIAKGIATALKQEFQGSVTNAVALNHKA
- a CDS encoding Lrp/AsnC family transcriptional regulator codes for the protein MTQKNSHTTPFALDDLDRDIIGLLKIDGRISFTEVAKRLNLPEATARYRVQRLLQSKVVKIHATPNPNRLGTPHTVIVQLFVENNKIDAVAEALVEIEEVQFVAVTAGHHNIVIDVCFDTHDEMLSFYAKLHKIPGIIRYESQMVMKLLKAEYKYVLS
- a CDS encoding aromatic ring-hydroxylating dioxygenase subunit alpha, with the protein product MLKDTLIYDPILHDAWHIVALAEDVKARPLQVHLLGETIALWRSQAKIIACQDRCPHRGVSLSMGWLDGNSAIVCPYHAMSFDSQGYCTRIPADLKIKSFPQAANLRTYKVKEKYGFVWVALGEPKQEIPVFPEWEQSSAIAFECGPYYINASAPRIVENFVDIAHFPFTHRGLLGDPQFPEVPNYRLVVEAEEISAEDIHFYQPNPEGTGEAKSVSYLYKIVRPLVACFAKGEDSKQFSIFLAVTPIEETRSIAWLGVARNYSPEIDNDELRTFQDEVMAQDIPMVESQRPQKLPLNLQQEFHFPCDKMSIAYRKWLKQLGLQFGTC
- a CDS encoding transporter substrate-binding domain-containing protein, producing MNWNFKRSNFGLRLCVLLILASLTCFSVIACSSTDSASGGSQEIVVATEDDYPPYDFLKDGKHAGYNQELLELVTKNAPFKVKQEILPFQGILTGIATNKYDATNAAVAILEERLGTVDYTMPTTDITNYFIKRKGDPINSIDDMAGKTIGIQQGSVTAQVVAEEINPALKAAEKPEAKTVEYGAFAEAYQDLENKRVDVVINNLVALTQTVNAKPEVFEILEKPVGGKLYAAWAVKEGKKDILQFLNDGLAKAKTDGSLKQLQEKWLEVTFDLPNEPRLPGDKPIPAS
- a CDS encoding amino acid ABC transporter permease; protein product: MGNLEYLLYGLLVTCAASLVGVVIGIPLGLAIALCRVKRIPVLSPLLAVYVSFIRSLPLVLLVLWLYFGMPMLGIDLNAFVAGSIALALNHSAFISEIWRSSIMNFPVKQIEAAKAYGLTDNHAFVRIILPQVWRTSLPAIANEITFIIKASPAIGVIGIDDLTRRASKLAASNFQPLAMTAIAMLLYIIVLFAVTRLTRRLDYRLQQRYELV
- a CDS encoding amino acid ABC transporter permease; this translates as MSIQFNVIIEQFPKFLEGLWNTVWLCSVGTFVSLLLGILLLIPLTSPYPVARNSAQAFIDAARAVPFLMLAYFVYYGLPSLGVTLNSWTTAILTIIIYNTAYMAEILRSAWKSLPNGQIEAGQAYGFGGWQLLRRIILPQVMLAAVPVLGNQFIQVIKDSAFLSIITIQELTFVAQSIQSTYYIPFESFFVAAILYWLLCLTVEFGVKQIENNRRIYAG
- a CDS encoding amino acid ABC transporter ATP-binding protein, whose amino-acid sequence is MLDNRTQTKTIAAVELQHLQKSFGQLEVLKDISLSIMPGETVCLLGPSGSGKSTLLRCINWLEPPSHGKIMIHGAQMGRRIRRGKDSPMTEAELAKMRTRVSMVFQHFNLWPHMTVLENVTEAPIYVQKRPKDEVIDEAKQLLNKVGLLEKKDAYPARLSGGQKQRVAIARALAMKSEIILFDEPTSALDPELVGEVLSVIKNIANEGMTMLIATHEMKFAEEVADQIVFMAGGNIVEAADPRSFFRNPQTERAKQFLERYINV
- the codB gene encoding cytosine permease, whose protein sequence is MSKTTEPIVTERSPQPNEDFPLTPVPVNSRKPIWSLAPLLIGFTLYSGTLFGGGLVGPNFRFFPDLIGLIVLGNLILGLYAGGLGYIAAKTGLSTVLMSRCSFGEFGSRWVDFILGFTQVGWYAWGSALIADLLIKLAGVPPSLNWLLVIIATYLFCITAYMGYQAMDWISRLAVPAMIILMIWSLSIAWGDIGGYTQLQALQPAGKMGVGEALTVIISTFISGGTQVTNWSRFASSPNTGFWATFLAFFLANGFLIFSGAFCALVYGNEDIVQVMAQQGLLFWGLVLFLLNMWTTQDNTIYAFSVAGAHMFRTSKRTLFVLGGATFALVLSLGGIYEALVPYLVLLGTFIPPIGGVVMADFWLYRKQGYDLEQRQPNFNWAGIIAYILASAIAYFTPGIKPINGIVAAALIYWLLSSILKNNSELQT